attgtagacctgcaccaggctgggaagactgaatctgcaataggtaagcagcttggtgtgaagaaatcaactgtgggagcaattattagaaaatggaagacatacaagaccactgatctgcatggaggaatgggccaaaataccagcaacagtgtgtgaaaaccttgtgaagacttacagaaaacgtttgacctctgtcattgccaacaaagggtatataacaaagtattgagattaacttttgttattgaccaaatacttattttccaccataatttgcaaataaattctttcaaaatcagacaatgtgattttctggatttttaagATATTCTACATTTAATAATTGAGCGTCTTTCTCACACAGAAACACGTAGTAATGAAGCGGTCCTTCCTGGTGCTGGGTCTGTCCGTCTTTGCCGTGTTTGGCAGCGGTGTGGCAGGGTTTCCGGGCTCTGGAGGCCTCTGCACACTGGTGTTGGCCTTCCTGGCTGGCCTCGGCTGGGGGTCAGAAAAGGTAACAACATATCCATGCCACATCTGTTTTACATACAGCATATTTGTTAGCTCGATATTTGCAATTTTCCATCTATTGGGTTGAATTATTCGACACGATTAACTCGACAGAAAAGTGGATATCATAAGGAATTATTGGAGCACATTGTTTATCAACCTACTGGGCTGTTGTCTACACTGAAGCATGTAAAATATAACATAACTCAATTTGTCTCTGTGTTGTTTTAAGGCACGTGTGGAGGAAGTGGTGGGCTGGGCATGGGACGTGTTCCAGCCTCTTCTCTTTGGACTGATAGGAGCAGAAATTCGTATCACTGAGTTGGAGGCATACACAGTTGGTGAGACGACCACacccatacacacacaacaTAAGACAGTGAGGTGGCTGTTATCACTTTGTGGGATTCAAATGAAGCTGTATGGATGTAAATATATTTCCATAAGCAAAAATAAGGCCCCTAGAACATTTAGATGTCCCTCTCTGTTTTGAGGTAATACTATTACCTTTGGAAAACATAACTGAGAATTCTTCTAAAAAAGTAATCTTATCCAAGCCATGACAAATGGTTAAAAAAAACTACATAATTTGGTGTTCTACAAGTAGCTGTATATTAAACACAACTACACATCATTTACTTGTAAAATGATTTGTTATGAATAAAAATATGACATGACTACAGAGCATCATCGTCTTTAGAAACATGTTTGTAACAAATAATCCCCTTGACCTCCCATTCAAAATAATTGTGTGGTGCTTGAAAAAGATATGAGCAGGTGGGTAATTAATTAAACCTCTATTATTCCAGTTTAGACTGCACTCTCTCTCAGATGGCTAGCATTGCTCAGCTTCTGGTAAAAAATAACCCAGAATTGACATACTGTCACAACTCATATTGACCCTTTActtgaaatgtttcttctgtcaACTTTATGACAGCCAGGCTTTCTGTGTTATGATTGGTTATGATACATGAAATCAGAAAAATCTCTGTTATTAAAAagtatttcagtactgttaggCCATCTACAAATGTCCTCCATGCTCTCAGTTTAATTTCCTTGTGTACTATACATTTACTCCGAGGTGTAAGAGTAAATATGATAGATGTATGGGCACATGCACCCTACATAACACACGGTTTAAACATATTTCTAGTAGGGCCGTGTATAAGCAGCACACACTGTAAGCAGCCAGcctgtgtgtatttatatatgtcACTGCTAATCTGCCACTCCTTACCCAAACTAGTTAAGAGGAAGTGCTGCTGATATACAATTGTTAACGAATAGAAGTCATATTGTGCAAGTGCAAACATCTGTATGAATCTTGTCTTTCTGCTTTTTAGGTCTGGGTATAGCCTCTCTGCTCATTGCCCTGCTGGTTCGAATACTGTTCACCTTtgtctgtgtgctgtgtgcgGGCTTCAACATGAAGGAAAAAGTGTTCATTGCCCTCGCATGGATGCCCAAAGCCACAGTGCAGGTACGTCAGCGATTAAACATTTGTCAGCAGTTCACTTATCTTTtctgcagaggtgggaagtagtggagtacaaataccttgttactgtacttaagtacatttttctggtatcagtactttgctCCACTACttgtttttctgacgactttttacttttacttcttacatttctaacacaaatacctgtactttctacttcttacattttcaaaacaggtttgttactttagttttaatctgtgtttggtggcgtgatcattattatttagagtcattgcgttcCTATTGATtttaacacgatccgtgtatccatcatttcctggtcttgtcacgatctgtctgtgatgtgttttgtcttgtttagatctgtctgtggttccctgccgttagtttccctggtgcgtctaatttacccgattgtgttcacctggtgtcactgtgttttctcctccctcctcacctgtgtcttgtttgtatgattagtcttgtgtgtatttaagttctggtttttctgtctgtctttgtcggttcgtcttgtgtaatgACTTGGTctgcggtgagtgttctgttcagtCTTTGTTTATagtttagccttgaaataaaggagttataATTTGTCACTTTTATCTGCatctgggtcctgcttcctacacacaCCGTAACAGGTCTTCTCTAAACAAGAGGGACAAATGAGAACTTTGTCATTTTACCGTTGTTCAGcatcgaaacattcattagctaacaatgacattattgttctattaataaaaAGTGAGGTcagttactctttaaaacagctggtagttatgggtactttttacttaagtacatttcgaaAGCCCATActactttacttttacttgagtaaagaagtttagtcagtacttctacttttaccagagtatttctaaacacgagtatctgtacttctacttgagtaaaggatgtgtgtacttttgccatctctgctttTCTGGGAGTTTTCATTTCTGCTCAGTTTAGAATTTTTACAGCAAATCATTTCTGTAGTTCATATCTGCAAAAAATGTTCTGTCTGTATcgacatttaaatgtgttttatgtTGTAATTGAGAATGGAAGAAatcactatttttgttttgctCTCTTCAGGCGGCCATAGGCTCCACAGCTTTGGACATGGCCCGGTTGAAGGACGACAAGCTGTTGCAGAAGTACGGCATGGATGTGCTGACTGTGGCTGTGCTGGGCATCCTGCTCACTGCCCCTGTAGGAGCTCTGATCATTGGGCTCACTGGACCTCGTCTGCTGCAGAAACCAAAGAACTCTGCCTGTGGTGAGCGAGTCAAACCCAATGTATCAGCCTTTTTCTTAGGTAGGTAAAGTCCTACATTCATCAAGTCCACTCCACTTAACACTGCTCTCGGACCTCACTGCACCTTTTTGTTTGAATAGTGAATATACTTTTTACCTTCATGATAGATGCGTCCAGTCAGACAATGATTTGCATAGGTTCTATTTACCCTGTCATTCATCCATGTATTTTACATCCACACAACACTGGCATTGTTTCTGTTATAGTGTAGGTACACTGGATTAACCACAGTGCAAACGTTGAGCTCATGGTTGTACacttttctttgtttacaacagAGTCTGTGTAGCATGTGATAAGTCTTTTACCCAAGCTTTTCTGATGACTtttttctccctctgtctattcTCCATCTTGAAAATTCCTTGCAGCAGGAGGTGAAGATGAAAATGAATCTCCTGTCACCTATGAAAGCACACTCTGACATCACCTGTGTTCATCCAGTAAGCAGGGACATTTAAGGAGACTTCCTTGGTGCTTTCACACCTCGGATATTTGAGCTTTCCTTTAGCCACCGAGTGGCTCTCTTTTGTCTCTCCATCTGCCGGTCAGCTCCTGATGTTTGCCGTGCTGCAGGAACACATGAATCACTCTGTATTTATAGCCTCTGGTGGTTTCCAGGCCTCGGGCTAAAAAAAAATTACCCACATCCAAGCGTGTGCACAGTCATGCTGTATGAGACTCTGTAAGAGGTGGTTCTGTTTCTGGTCCCCAATTAACTTTTAATCAGATATATTAGTGTGAGGCATGAATATggtttacatttttgaaaaagcggatattattttctgcctatCATGTTCAATAAATCCACTTTTTTCCATTTGTATGACTGTAATGACATATCGGTTAACTTGTCACTGTGTTTGGACTTGAACAGGTGGAAATGCTGTATTTAATTAGAAGCCATTGTCTTTTGAGCGCTACATAATTCAATGCACTGACAGTAGTAATATTGTTTTAAATTAGACCACAGTCTGTAGGTGTTTTGCACACAGTACAACATTCTTAAAGCTAtgtgttggttttatttttgaaagaatTTGTATTAGCCGTGTATTGGTGATAAGATGGATTTTGTGTAGTTGACATACTCAGGAGAAAAATCAATATAATTCACCACACTTTCCTACGGTTTAAACAAAATGCTGCTAAAACACCCATCCTCTGCTACATTTCGCTATGTCTGTTTCCATTTTCACAGATACTCAACAATGACCATTTCCATATTCAAAACGTTCATGTAAACCATACCTTTGATTGTAAGGGAAAGTtgatttttcatattttttacaTTCGTTTTTATTACTGAAGTATGCAGTGTAActtaatgttttttatttgaatgtatTGACATTGCCTCGTGATGTATTATTATAAACTATTTATGACATATTTATGACAAAGTATAAGAATTGAGCATTAGTTTTTTACCAAATATTCTTCAAGTAATAAATGATAAAACACATCAATAATTGTTCTTCCCTTGTATGTTGAATGTATTGTGTGATAGTGATAGCTTACATTTTTACAATTTCACTAACCAACCAACAATCATGTCctattttaatttattcactGTCCCTTGAGGTTTCGGCTTCTTATCTGTTTGCTTTTTATCCATACTTGCAGCGTGGCTCTAGGGATGGAAGTGTTGGTCGTTCGGTTGGTTCACCACCTTGATCCAGGCTGAAATAACTAAACAACCTTGTCCGGGTTTGATAAAATGGTATATACCTATGAATGACATTCCAAACAGCCTTTTCTGAACTTTGTGTAGTGCTTATCGGCAAATAAGCATGCCAACTAAAATGGTCAAATGATACGtgctaaacatcagcatataaCACCAAAGCATGTAGCACACTGCATCAGCCTCAGAGCCAATATAGACTGAAGTCCTAGTCTTGTTTTCTATTGCTTTTATTTCACAAAATACATGTGCATGAGGACATTTGATGGCATTGGtgcatgttttctttgtgtgtgttatTGACAAAAGTGGCAAAAATAATGCACTTCCATATGACCCCAAAGTTATGCTCTGCATGCCAGTCCTATTGAAAAAGTGAGCAGCAGAGAAATAGAAACTAATGTGATCAGTTGATATGCTCAATTATCTTTAATTGAAAATCTATTTCAGCTCAAGGGTCCATAAATCGTCCCCTGTCGTAGTATATAGAGAAGGCAACGAAGCTGCAGTTCTGTCAACTattccttttttacacattaagcACAGAGTGAATCAATTCAAGCCATAATCCTACAAAGTTTCATGAACAGTTATTAATAGAAATCATCATGGACATACAAgcaatttatgtataaaatattgCTGATCAATCAAGTAGGAATATTCCAGTAGGAGGTCAGCTGTATACAGCCATTATAAAATGCAGAAGCTTGAAAAACAGTACAGAGCAAATATCTTTCTGAAACCTCGACAGTGTAGGGAGGTTAAACCTGTGTAACTGGATATTTATCAACAATGCAGTGGTTTGAAATGTTTGTAGGCAACAGAGCTGAATACAAAATGAATTTGAAGAATAACAAATAGCTTCCCATACACACAATAACTTATAAGAGAATATATCACATTGTGAAAGAGTGAAGAGTATATTGGCACACAGACAAAGAGATGGTTTGTTAAAGAATACCAAAATAACATCCAAAATGAAGACATACAGAACAAAGTGTTCATCAGAGGTTGGACTAGTATTTAATTTATACAAATTAAGTCACTGCAATTATGTTTTCCTCTCAAAGTGGTCCCAATGTTTTGTAATTGATTCCAaaagagttgagagtgagaCCTGGCTAAAATTGAAGTTACAGACACATAAAAAGGCTGCTGTtaaccaaaaaaaagtaaactaTGAAAATACGCCTATAAAAGAAGTAGGAGAAAACGCTTCTTTACTGCACAATGTGATATACAGTTTTCTGTTCCGTTTTGTATTTCTAGGTGTATCACTTCAAACAAAGACTTGTCATCCACATTTCAGAGCAACATAAACATGACAACAGGGTGAGAAAAGGAACAAAAATGAATCATGTTAAGAAATAAAGACAGAGGTGAGAAGAACATTCCATCAGTGATCAAttatagtatcttctttttGAGTATGAGCGGTCCCACGTTGTCCCCAGTTAGCTCGTTGTGCTTTAAGTGTGACTTGTCACAAACAGGAAACTAGAATAGGAAACAACTTAGCGTTAGTTGATCAGCAAAATACAGACACACTCTTCCTTATCCTGCATAGTAAAAAATATAATTATTGATTGGAGACAGTATGACTTAGCTAATGATAGTGAAAAATAGTTATTGCTCACTACGAATACATATGCAAAGACATTCAACTCACAGTTTTAGAGCGCCAGCAGCGACAGTAACACACATTTGCTCTGTTCAGGTCCTCGATGTCTATCTCGTTGACCACTTTGGGATTCTCTTTCTGGATCTTCAGGTTGATCAGGCTGTCcctctgcttcttcttcttcggcagGAAGGGGCGAATGGTCAGATAGCCCAGCAGAGCCAGGATACCCAGGAGAGGCAGCAACCGGAGCCATTCagacactacacacacattaaaaacatatattttatacaaatgtattatctgAAGTTATGAAATGTTGAAACACAAGACCGAGTCAACAGTCAATAGTCATAAAAAAAGCAATCACCAATAATATCTGACATCAAGTACTATGATATTTAACAACCTAGCGATGGAGTGCTTTTGTAGCCTTGTGGTTACAGCACGTGTAAGGAAAATATAACTGCATCTTCCCAGGTTCGATACTGACATTGGGACCTATGTTGCATGTTGTTTCTCACTCTCTCCCCCCTTTACTATACAGTAAGATTAATACAAGTGAAACAATTCAAAACAACAAAAATTGGAGAGATTAAAGTTATATGTGAAATGTGTTAACTGCAATTACATctattttcaaaacaaatgaTTCTAAGGTGAGTGCAAGATCCTCATCTCAGTGTGGTCACTCTAGGCTAGGGTAACACATTGGAGGACAAGCTCACCTCTTATCTGTATTTCCACTCTATTAGTGTGAGTGATACACAGCTATCGGGGGGAATTCCACACTGAGCCAGAAAAGTGCTTTGGGAAAACCCATCGTAAAGTCCAACATACATGGAGAGGACAGACCATGGTGAAGATTAACCACAATGTATATAGTATTAGCTATGAGTTTTAGCCCAGCTCCAGGAACTTCTTTATAATAATCTATG
Above is a window of Pseudochaenichthys georgianus chromosome 1, fPseGeo1.2, whole genome shotgun sequence DNA encoding:
- the cisd2 gene encoding CDGSH iron-sulfur domain-containing protein 2, which encodes MVLESISRIIKVQLPAYLKRLPLPETIGGFARLTVSEWLRLLPLLGILALLGYLTIRPFLPKKKKQRDSLINLKIQKENPKVVNEIDIEDLNRANVCYCRCWRSKTFPVCDKSHLKHNELTGDNVGPLILKKKIL